A region from the Sulfurimonas sp. genome encodes:
- a CDS encoding DUF3015 family protein, producing MKKVLVSIAAVVALSSSLTANVNNQTGCGLGAMIIKDDSTAIMLALQATTNGMASQTFAITSGTMGCKKTKLVMNKRAEEFVASNMDILAKEISMGHGESLDTLVELLDVKEKASFKVALQSNYNSIYTSQNVEMADVLDNISTTSL from the coding sequence ATGAAAAAAGTTCTAGTAAGTATAGCTGCGGTTGTAGCTTTAAGTTCATCGTTAACTGCAAATGTAAATAACCAAACAGGTTGTGGTCTTGGGGCAATGATTATCAAAGATGATTCTACTGCTATAATGCTTGCACTTCAAGCTACAACAAATGGTATGGCTTCTCAAACTTTTGCCATTACTTCAGGTACAATGGGCTGTAAAAAAACTAAACTTGTAATGAATAAAAGAGCTGAAGAGTTTGTTGCTTCAAATATGGACATATTAGCTAAAGAGATCTCTATGGGTCACGGTGAGTCACTTGACACACTAGTAGAGCTTTTAGATGTAAAAGAAAAAGCATCTTTTAAAGTAGCTTTACAGTCAAACTATAACTCTATCTATACAAGCCAAAATGTTGAAATGGCTGACGTTTTAGATAACATCTCTACTACTTCTTTATAA
- a CDS encoding CNNM domain-containing protein: protein MDLLLLYFALAVGISFICSVLEAVLLSVNMSYISVLEKDRPSVGTLLRLQKTNIHKSIASILILNTIAHTIGAAAVGAQAANLFGNDAVVIISVIMTFAILFLSEIIPKTIGAIYWKELAPISAYTIRIFIWITYPIIISTLFITDKISKGKEDVHSLTKEELLQSMLLSEDDGVIDEKESDFIENILKLDEVKVKDILTPRSVVFALDETMSIKEVMSSQPAIFKFSRIPVYNQSIEDVTGIVLTKKIFKQAQIDENVTLESIKKDIFSINENIPVAKALDLFIAKKDHMFLVMDNYDQTEGIVTLEDCVETILGVEIMDESDTTEDMRELAKLKMKQKRKERNL, encoded by the coding sequence ATGGACTTGTTACTACTTTATTTTGCTTTGGCGGTAGGGATATCTTTTATATGTTCCGTGCTTGAAGCAGTACTTTTATCTGTAAATATGTCATATATTTCAGTTCTTGAAAAAGATAGACCCAGTGTAGGTACACTACTAAGACTTCAAAAAACAAATATACATAAATCAATAGCATCAATACTTATTTTAAATACTATAGCACATACTATTGGTGCAGCAGCAGTTGGTGCTCAGGCTGCTAATCTTTTTGGAAACGATGCAGTTGTGATAATATCTGTTATTATGACTTTTGCTATATTGTTTTTATCGGAGATCATACCTAAAACGATAGGTGCTATATACTGGAAAGAGCTAGCTCCGATATCTGCATATACTATTAGAATTTTTATATGGATCACATATCCAATAATTATATCTACACTGTTTATAACTGATAAGATATCCAAAGGTAAAGAGGATGTACACTCTCTAACAAAAGAAGAACTATTGCAGAGTATGCTTTTAAGTGAAGATGATGGTGTGATTGATGAAAAAGAGAGTGATTTCATTGAAAATATATTAAAACTTGACGAAGTAAAAGTTAAAGATATTTTAACACCTAGAAGTGTTGTGTTCGCTCTTGATGAGACTATGAGTATAAAAGAGGTTATGAGCTCGCAGCCTGCTATATTCAAGTTTTCTCGTATTCCGGTTTATAATCAGTCAATTGAGGATGTAACAGGAATCGTACTTACAAAAAAGATTTTCAAACAAGCTCAAATTGATGAAAACGTAACTCTAGAGAGTATAAAAAAAGATATATTCTCGATTAATGAAAATATCCCTGTTGCAAAAGCACTTGATTTGTTTATTGCTAAAAAAGATCATATGTTTTTGGTTATGGACAACTACGATCAAACAGAAGGTATAGTTACACTTGAAGATTGTGTAGAAACAATTCTTGGTGTTGAGATCATGGATGAGAGTGATACTACCGAAGATATGCGTGAATTAGCAAAGTTAAAAATGAAACAAAAAAGAAAAGAGAGAAATTTATAA
- the mgtE gene encoding magnesium transporter, giving the protein MEKLQDYLKSHTENEMHPSDIAHILRELDDNEFADSVKLIPKNLIGDVALALPDRLFDDVVENLSVDELSHAVTELESDDQLEFMQELEEVDQHMASEVFDTLDIDDQQEITKLQTYDEDEAGAYMQLEVFTASKEEIVHDVIRRFAELRRANELENIQNLFITNKDNKLRYAIGLDDLLIFDFSKTLKENIENTGEKFEPKSARDREDIKDVVHYFEEYDLSVMPVVNDYGILVGRITSDDIYDIINEHATEQMYNLAGVDDEAEEDEEVIKAGRKRASWLGLNLITAILASVVIGLFSDTLQSMVALAVLMPIVASMGGNAGTQSLTVVVRQLALGDISQGDAFRIIKKEVLISLLNGFVFAVVMGLIAYIWFGIDHLGLVIALSMIINLLMAGLFGASIPLFLKRLDVDPAIGSAVILTTVTDVVGFFSFLGLATLILL; this is encoded by the coding sequence ATGGAAAAACTACAAGATTATTTAAAATCTCATACTGAAAATGAGATGCACCCATCGGATATAGCTCATATTCTTAGAGAGTTGGATGACAATGAATTTGCCGATAGTGTAAAACTTATACCAAAAAATTTAATAGGTGATGTAGCATTAGCATTGCCTGATAGACTTTTTGATGATGTAGTTGAAAATTTAAGTGTAGATGAACTCTCCCATGCCGTAACTGAACTTGAATCAGATGACCAACTAGAGTTTATGCAGGAGCTTGAAGAAGTAGATCAACATATGGCGAGCGAGGTTTTTGATACGCTTGACATAGATGATCAACAAGAGATTACTAAGCTTCAAACATATGATGAAGATGAAGCTGGTGCCTATATGCAGCTTGAGGTTTTTACTGCTTCTAAGGAGGAGATAGTTCACGATGTTATAAGAAGATTTGCAGAATTAAGACGTGCAAACGAGCTTGAAAATATACAAAATCTCTTTATAACAAACAAAGATAATAAACTGCGTTATGCAATTGGCTTAGATGATCTGCTTATATTTGATTTTTCTAAAACGTTAAAAGAAAATATTGAAAATACCGGTGAGAAGTTTGAGCCAAAATCTGCACGTGACAGAGAAGATATAAAAGATGTAGTACATTACTTTGAAGAGTATGACCTCTCAGTTATGCCTGTTGTAAACGACTATGGAATATTAGTCGGTCGTATCACATCTGATGATATATATGACATTATTAACGAACATGCCACGGAGCAAATGTATAATCTTGCCGGTGTTGATGATGAAGCCGAGGAAGATGAAGAGGTAATAAAAGCTGGTAGAAAAAGAGCTTCATGGCTTGGCTTAAACCTAATAACCGCTATTTTAGCTTCAGTTGTAATAGGGTTGTTCTCAGATACTTTACAAAGCATGGTTGCACTTGCAGTATTGATGCCTATTGTAGCTTCTATGGGTGGAAATGCAGGTACTCAAAGTTTAACGGTTGTAGTTAGACAGTTAGCCTTAGGGGATATCTCTCAAGGTGATGCATTTAGGATAATCAAAAAAGAGGTACTAATATCTCTTTTAAATGGTTTTGTATTTGCAGTAGTTATGGGATTAATTGCATACATATGGTTTGGAATTGATCATCTTGGATTAGTTATTGCTTTAAGTATGATTATAAATCTGCTTATGGCTGGTTTATTTGGCGCTTCTATACCGCTCTTTTTAAAAAGATTAGATGTAGATCCGGCCATAGGAAGCGCAGTTATATTAACAACTGTTACTGATGTAGTTGGCTTTTTTAGTTTTTTAGGCTTAGCTACACTAATTTTATTATAA